The Prevotella sp. E9-3 genome has a window encoding:
- a CDS encoding restriction endonuclease subunit S, which translates to MSEWKKVKFLDLFSEPTKNGIYKSKEFHGRGAKIINMGEVFAYSFIGNQEMSRVEINDKERNSFLVKNGDLLFARRSLVESGAGKCAIANGITEETTFESSIIRVRLNENNAIPLFYMYWMRSLSGRTAINGIVNGVNVKGIRATDLQNIEVELPPMETQHRIATILSRYDSLIENYQKQIKLLEEAAQRLYKEWFVNLHFPGHENTKIVDGVPDGWEKKPALDFFEMSIGKTPPRAQKQWFTKGSNGIPWVSISDMKDTMFVQETAEELTQDACENYNIKVVPKGTILLSFKLTVGRVAFAGADVCTNEAIAHFQKEGDEWKAYTLMYLRNYNYDSLGNTSGISKAVNSTIIKNMPFVMPCTAILQEFSQRVLPFIKQTENLQSQIRLLTEARDRLLPKLMSGEIKVS; encoded by the coding sequence ATGAGTGAGTGGAAGAAAGTGAAGTTTTTGGATTTATTTTCCGAACCCACTAAAAATGGAATTTATAAATCTAAAGAATTTCATGGAAGAGGGGCAAAGATTATAAATATGGGTGAAGTCTTTGCCTATTCATTTATAGGGAACCAAGAAATGAGCAGAGTGGAAATTAATGATAAAGAGCGTAATTCATTTCTAGTTAAAAATGGCGATTTGCTCTTTGCAAGACGTTCCCTTGTTGAATCAGGTGCTGGAAAATGTGCAATCGCTAATGGCATTACCGAAGAAACAACATTTGAATCTTCAATTATTAGAGTCCGTTTAAATGAGAATAATGCGATACCTCTTTTTTATATGTATTGGATGCGTTCTTTATCGGGTAGAACAGCAATTAACGGTATAGTTAATGGGGTTAATGTTAAAGGCATTAGGGCAACTGATTTACAGAATATTGAGGTGGAACTCCCACCAATGGAAACTCAGCACCGCATCGCCACCATCCTCTCCCGCTACGACTCATTGATAGAGAACTATCAGAAGCAGATAAAGCTATTGGAAGAAGCAGCGCAGCGACTCTATAAGGAATGGTTCGTTAACCTCCACTTCCCCGGCCACGAAAACACCAAGATTGTCGATGGTGTGCCTGATGGGTGGGAGAAGAAGCCTGCTTTGGATTTTTTTGAAATGTCAATAGGCAAAACGCCTCCTCGCGCTCAAAAGCAATGGTTTACAAAAGGTAGTAATGGCATTCCTTGGGTATCTATTTCTGACATGAAAGATACCATGTTCGTCCAAGAAACAGCCGAAGAACTTACACAAGATGCGTGCGAGAACTATAATATTAAAGTAGTACCCAAAGGAACTATCCTGCTGAGTTTCAAACTAACTGTTGGACGAGTGGCTTTTGCCGGAGCAGATGTCTGTACTAACGAAGCAATAGCACATTTTCAAAAAGAAGGCGATGAATGGAAAGCGTATACATTGATGTATTTACGTAATTACAACTATGATTCTTTAGGTAACACTTCTGGAATATCAAAAGCTGTTAACTCTACGATAATAAAGAATATGCCATTTGTGATGCCTTGCACTGCCATTCTACAAGAGTTTTCCCAAAGGGTGCTGCCATTTATAAAGCAAACAGAGAACCTCCAATCCCAAATCCGCCTCCTCACCGAAGCTCGTGACCGCCTGCTTCCCAAGTTGATGAGTGGAGAAATAAAAGTCAGTTAA
- a CDS encoding McrB family protein, with protein sequence MDRFDFIETRDDVIRNIKTLYHYLRDEKDDDTYQWATSIFKNGRIYVIEIIDSHICFSPSRFVGYKDNTKEKHQKNHGDGNQTNDILKSFYQKVQDERLDVVFQKELSRYHLSSGEKKYWIPNDFTVEDILKYDNNTKMSMNSKHDKYWHIQMHLPEGKGGVEIDSKAMLLEKEPVIGTGEWEDKQCVDFKTIAKGNIVLVRKGSEAIALCEIIGDNFTDEKLTEKYYNVNFRKVRILGWAEHYKQPRPSLFSQGSFKSCSSTTEQYKFIDEWLKYLQSHSFIGNCAKLLKEKKNIILQGAPGTGKTYNTAAIALKILGVTDIDLTDHKAVMKRYDSLLGDQIFFTTFHQSLDYEDFVEGLKPHVQTDADGNSIGVTYEPEDGIFKRACNAVQTDQSKDIVECIDDYLQKIKGYQNKREIPTVTGRSSLYVWWKEGNSTVSCRSTNSTSSRGEEYTPSPLNIEKIKLQAQGKGVENNWQQYAQAFIEAVKKEYHATTNKPVVLIIDEINRGNVSKIFGELITLLESDKRLNGNHPIKVMLPYSKNEVFGVPSNLYIIGTMNTTDRSTGTLDYALRRRFAFITLKSQDSVIKKFYSDTDNEELGTIALELFEDIKRFIENPKHLCGDMSIDDLMVGHSYFMAESEDELHDKVEYEILPLINEYINDGILNVKNDEKKTAFNSWLSLSPVQEIEDEDQEEDENE encoded by the coding sequence ATGGATAGATTTGATTTTATAGAAACGAGAGACGATGTGATTCGTAACATCAAAACGCTCTATCATTATTTACGTGATGAGAAAGATGATGATACGTATCAATGGGCAACAAGTATATTCAAAAATGGTAGAATATACGTGATTGAAATAATCGACTCTCACATCTGTTTTTCTCCAAGTCGATTTGTCGGATATAAAGATAACACAAAGGAAAAACATCAAAAAAATCATGGAGATGGGAATCAGACCAATGATATTTTAAAGAGTTTCTACCAAAAAGTGCAGGATGAGAGATTGGATGTTGTTTTTCAAAAAGAACTGTCCCGATATCATTTATCATCAGGTGAAAAGAAATACTGGATTCCTAATGACTTCACAGTCGAAGATATTCTGAAATACGATAATAATACAAAGATGTCTATGAATAGTAAGCATGACAAGTATTGGCACATACAAATGCACCTACCAGAAGGAAAGGGAGGTGTGGAAATTGACTCAAAGGCAATGCTTCTTGAAAAAGAGCCTGTAATTGGTACAGGAGAATGGGAAGACAAGCAATGTGTTGATTTTAAAACAATAGCCAAAGGCAATATTGTCTTAGTTAGGAAAGGCAGTGAAGCTATAGCTTTATGTGAAATTATTGGTGATAATTTTACAGATGAAAAATTGACAGAGAAGTATTATAATGTCAATTTCAGAAAGGTCCGTATCCTTGGGTGGGCTGAACATTATAAACAGCCAAGACCATCACTTTTCTCACAAGGTTCGTTCAAATCTTGTAGCTCGACTACAGAGCAATACAAGTTTATTGACGAATGGCTGAAGTACTTACAGAGTCATTCATTTATTGGCAATTGCGCTAAACTGCTGAAAGAAAAGAAAAATATTATCTTGCAAGGCGCTCCTGGCACAGGTAAGACATATAATACTGCTGCAATAGCCTTAAAGATATTAGGCGTTACAGATATTGATCTCACAGACCATAAAGCTGTGATGAAACGCTATGACTCATTGCTTGGAGATCAGATATTCTTCACAACATTCCATCAGTCACTTGACTATGAGGATTTTGTCGAAGGATTAAAACCACATGTACAAACTGATGCTGACGGTAATTCTATTGGTGTAACCTATGAGCCTGAGGATGGCATCTTCAAACGTGCTTGCAATGCAGTTCAAACGGACCAAAGCAAAGATATTGTAGAGTGTATTGACGATTATCTCCAAAAGATAAAAGGGTATCAGAACAAACGAGAGATACCAACCGTCACAGGAAGATCATCACTTTATGTCTGGTGGAAAGAAGGGAACTCTACTGTCAGCTGTAGAAGTACTAACTCCACAAGTTCACGGGGAGAAGAATACACGCCATCACCTCTAAATATCGAGAAGATAAAACTGCAGGCTCAGGGTAAAGGTGTGGAGAATAATTGGCAACAGTATGCTCAGGCCTTTATTGAAGCTGTCAAGAAAGAATATCATGCAACTACAAATAAGCCAGTTGTACTGATCATTGACGAAATCAACCGAGGAAATGTGTCAAAGATATTTGGCGAACTTATTACCTTGTTAGAGTCAGACAAACGTCTAAATGGGAATCATCCTATTAAAGTGATGCTGCCATATTCAAAGAACGAAGTGTTTGGTGTACCTTCAAACCTGTACATTATCGGTACGATGAATACCACTGATAGAAGTACAGGAACCCTTGACTATGCTTTACGTAGAAGATTTGCTTTCATTACACTCAAATCTCAGGATTCTGTGATTAAGAAATTCTATTCTGATACAGACAATGAGGAACTTGGAACTATTGCTTTAGAATTATTTGAGGACATTAAGAGATTCATTGAGAATCCGAAACATCTATGTGGAGACATGAGCATAGATGATTTGATGGTAGGTCATAGTTACTTCATGGCAGAAAGTGAAGATGAACTTCATGACAAAGTAGAGTATGAAATCCTTCCGCTTATAAACGAATATATCAATGATGGCATCCTCAATGTTAAGAACGACGAAAAGAAAACAGCCTTTAATTCATGGCTTTCACTGAGTCCTGTCCAAGAGATTGAGGATGAAGACCAAGAAGAAGATGAAAACGAATAA
- a CDS encoding McrC family protein: protein MEHDPWGYYASYVIGAEWIDDKEALVVTTKRGMEEIDFLTMFMMCFSSDLSVESFAEIYNIDSEAPVIHAPSLKGVLSPLIVLHFLGVVSRIKSLKKGYVHYSENLKKVKGHIQVMKNERKNIASKRFDRVFCDFDEYTVDIPENRLIKKALLFSSQILRIITENHSIGNKAKLMLSKSLALFENVSAEVQIKEVSLIKGHKLFSEYNEAVRLAKLILRRYDYSISKTSSLDENVPPFTLDMSLLYEHYVYGLLNEAYGNKISYQFNGKTGSPDFLYCATGFKAILDTKYIPKYESSSLDNNVIRQLSGYSRDIPILHHLGYEDIDEESPIPNVPCVIIYPKEGRDVKNPFANKRLRDLCTTPVRKLARFYKVCVPLPVMGTNK from the coding sequence ATGGAACACGATCCATGGGGATATTATGCATCGTATGTTATTGGGGCAGAATGGATAGACGATAAAGAAGCATTAGTTGTAACAACAAAGAGAGGGATGGAAGAAATAGATTTCCTCACTATGTTCATGATGTGCTTCTCATCAGATTTGTCAGTGGAGTCTTTCGCCGAGATTTATAACATTGATAGTGAGGCTCCTGTCATACATGCACCATCACTAAAAGGTGTTTTAAGTCCTCTTATTGTTCTGCATTTTCTTGGAGTCGTAAGTAGAATCAAGTCTTTAAAGAAAGGCTATGTACATTACAGCGAGAACTTGAAAAAAGTCAAAGGACACATACAAGTGATGAAGAATGAACGAAAGAACATTGCTTCAAAAAGATTTGATAGAGTCTTTTGTGACTTTGACGAATATACGGTTGACATTCCTGAAAACAGACTTATCAAGAAAGCTTTATTGTTCAGTTCTCAGATACTCAGAATAATAACAGAAAATCATTCCATAGGGAACAAAGCAAAACTGATGCTTTCAAAATCTTTGGCTCTGTTTGAGAATGTAAGTGCTGAAGTACAGATAAAGGAAGTGTCTCTCATTAAGGGACATAAACTTTTTAGTGAATACAATGAGGCTGTACGCTTGGCAAAACTTATTCTTCGAAGATACGATTATAGTATAAGTAAAACAAGTTCATTGGACGAGAATGTCCCTCCATTTACATTGGATATGTCATTGCTCTATGAGCATTATGTTTATGGATTGTTAAATGAAGCGTACGGAAATAAAATATCGTATCAGTTCAATGGAAAGACGGGATCCCCAGACTTCCTTTATTGCGCGACTGGATTTAAGGCAATACTTGACACGAAATACATTCCAAAGTATGAGAGTTCATCGCTTGACAATAATGTCATACGACAACTAAGTGGTTATAGTAGAGACATTCCTATCCTACATCACCTTGGCTATGAGGATATAGATGAAGAATCTCCTATTCCAAACGTTCCTTGCGTTATCATATATCCAAAGGAAGGACGCGATGTGAAGAATCCGTTTGCAAATAAGAGACTTCGAGATTTATGTACAACTCCAGTACGTAAATTGGCAAGATTTTATAAAGTATGTGTTCCACTGCCTGTTATGGGCACCAATAAATAA
- a CDS encoding type I restriction endonuclease subunit R: MAKDYSEDQLIQRSAAELLEKELGWTSVYAFDKEVLGVNGTLGRTSYHEVLLTDRFRKALKTLNPWLTDKQLQECVERMTEHMSSQTLMQINEQKYQYIKDGVPVTRVKPNGETEEVRAKVIDFASPEKNDFLCVREMWVYGALYHRRADIVGFVNGLPLLFMELKNHDVEVVDAFNKNYRDYLDTIPQLFYHNAFIMFSNGLEARVGTIDSKWEFFHEWKRLTEQEAGNIELPTMLRGICKKENFLDLLENFILYDHSGGRTAKILARNHQYLGVNQAIEMYRNRQYLNGKLGVFWHTQGSGKSYSMLFLSQKIRRKFEGSPTFLVLTDRDELNKQISDTFENCGLLGNVKAKKFIASSGEDLKLKLKGNPSFIFSLIQKFNDPKAEPIYPDHDIIVMSDEAHRTQNGVFADNLMHLLPTAHRIGFTGTPLLSNDNITARTFGGYVSIYDFKRAVEDKATVPLYYENRGEKLQDLKNPEINDEIASALEQAGELDASQLAKLEREFAKEVHLLTAAKRLRLIAKDFVHHYSDLWTSGKAMFVCYNKVTCVRMFNYVQEYWQREIKTLEESIAKSTSQQEAQEMQRKLEWMRETDMAVVVSQEQNEIQTFQKWGLDIKPHRERMEKEELDKQFKDANSNLRVVFVCAMWLTGFDVKTLSCLYIDKPMKAHTLMQTIARANRVAEGKANGLIIDYIGIVKALRQALADYTANPEGGAGGSDPTIDKKELIKHVMETIAAATAFLKEHDFELNDLIKAESFEKLSLLKKAANAMCETAEIRKSYCTFASTLLKLWKYLDREDITPEMKQQKDAIEAIYKELQQKRKHADITDLSVAINEIVNEHVEIDPEATMMVAESRRFDISGIDFDLLRREFAKSKEKNLVLKDIQELLQERIAQMLAQNPSRINFYEKYQEIIHDYNQEQNRATIEKTFEELMKLSHELTEEEKRYIREGFENDEQLSMYDVLMKDNLSKEDIKKLKVVAKELLEKIKDQLATMDHPFDKQETRASIIITIRDILWKELPESYSDESINYYRDAVYNYVSQHYGGVA; the protein is encoded by the coding sequence ATGGCAAAAGACTATAGTGAAGATCAATTGATACAGCGGAGTGCTGCCGAGTTACTAGAAAAGGAACTTGGCTGGACGAGTGTGTATGCCTTTGACAAGGAAGTGCTCGGTGTAAATGGCACGCTGGGGCGCACGTCGTATCATGAGGTGCTGCTAACGGATCGTTTCCGCAAAGCGCTGAAGACGCTGAACCCCTGGCTGACGGACAAGCAGCTTCAGGAGTGCGTGGAGCGCATGACGGAACACATGAGCAGTCAGACGCTGATGCAAATCAACGAGCAGAAGTATCAGTACATCAAGGACGGTGTGCCCGTGACCCGCGTAAAGCCGAACGGCGAGACGGAAGAGGTGCGTGCCAAGGTGATAGACTTCGCTTCGCCCGAGAAGAACGACTTCCTGTGTGTCCGTGAGATGTGGGTGTATGGCGCCTTGTATCATCGCCGAGCCGACATCGTGGGCTTCGTAAATGGTCTGCCTTTGCTGTTTATGGAGTTGAAGAACCACGACGTGGAAGTAGTGGATGCCTTCAACAAGAACTATCGCGACTATCTTGATACGATACCGCAGCTGTTCTACCATAATGCCTTCATTATGTTCAGCAACGGACTGGAGGCACGTGTGGGAACTATCGACTCGAAATGGGAGTTCTTCCATGAGTGGAAACGACTAACGGAACAGGAGGCTGGCAACATCGAATTGCCAACGATGCTAAGAGGTATCTGTAAGAAAGAGAACTTTCTGGACCTGTTGGAAAACTTCATACTCTACGACCATAGCGGAGGTCGAACGGCCAAGATTTTAGCTCGCAACCACCAGTATCTGGGGGTGAATCAAGCCATAGAGATGTATCGCAACCGCCAGTACCTAAACGGAAAGTTGGGCGTGTTCTGGCATACACAAGGCTCGGGTAAGAGTTATTCGATGCTATTTCTCTCGCAAAAGATTCGCCGCAAGTTTGAGGGCTCGCCGACTTTCCTTGTGCTGACCGACCGTGACGAACTGAACAAGCAGATAAGTGACACTTTCGAGAACTGTGGTCTATTGGGCAATGTAAAGGCGAAAAAGTTCATCGCCAGCAGTGGCGAGGATTTGAAATTGAAGTTGAAAGGCAATCCGTCGTTCATCTTCTCGCTCATTCAGAAGTTTAACGACCCAAAGGCCGAGCCTATCTATCCCGACCACGATATCATCGTGATGAGCGACGAGGCGCACCGCACGCAAAACGGCGTGTTTGCCGACAACCTAATGCACTTGCTTCCGACAGCCCATCGCATTGGCTTCACGGGAACTCCGTTGCTGTCAAACGACAACATCACGGCACGTACCTTCGGCGGCTATGTGAGTATCTATGACTTCAAACGGGCAGTGGAGGATAAAGCAACGGTGCCACTCTATTATGAGAATCGCGGTGAGAAGTTGCAGGATTTGAAGAATCCAGAAATCAACGATGAGATAGCCTCTGCCCTGGAACAAGCCGGCGAACTGGATGCTTCGCAACTGGCCAAGCTGGAACGCGAGTTCGCCAAGGAGGTGCATCTGCTGACGGCAGCCAAGCGTCTGCGACTGATTGCCAAGGACTTTGTGCATCATTATAGCGATCTATGGACTTCGGGAAAGGCGATGTTCGTGTGCTATAACAAGGTGACGTGCGTCCGCATGTTCAACTATGTGCAGGAATACTGGCAGCGCGAAATCAAAACATTGGAAGAATCTATCGCCAAAAGCACTTCACAACAGGAAGCGCAAGAGATGCAGCGCAAACTGGAATGGATGCGTGAGACTGACATGGCGGTCGTCGTTTCGCAAGAGCAGAACGAGATACAGACGTTCCAAAAATGGGGACTCGACATCAAGCCACACCGCGAGCGGATGGAGAAAGAGGAACTAGATAAACAGTTCAAGGATGCAAACTCCAACTTGCGAGTGGTTTTTGTCTGCGCTATGTGGTTGACAGGTTTCGACGTGAAGACACTCTCTTGTCTTTATATCGACAAGCCCATGAAAGCGCATACGCTGATGCAGACCATTGCCCGTGCCAACCGAGTGGCAGAAGGAAAGGCCAACGGACTGATTATCGACTATATTGGCATTGTGAAAGCCCTTCGTCAGGCATTGGCTGACTATACGGCAAATCCAGAAGGTGGAGCAGGAGGCAGCGACCCAACCATCGACAAGAAGGAACTCATTAAGCATGTGATGGAAACGATAGCTGCTGCTACGGCTTTCCTGAAAGAACATGACTTTGAACTTAATGACCTGATTAAAGCAGAGAGCTTCGAGAAACTGTCGTTGCTGAAGAAAGCTGCTAATGCGATGTGCGAGACAGCGGAAATCAGGAAATCATACTGTACGTTTGCCTCTACGCTGTTAAAACTTTGGAAATATCTCGACCGTGAGGACATAACTCCCGAAATGAAGCAACAGAAGGATGCTATTGAGGCTATATACAAGGAGTTGCAACAGAAGCGCAAACATGCTGACATCACTGATTTGAGTGTGGCTATCAATGAAATAGTGAATGAGCATGTTGAAATAGATCCAGAAGCAACGATGATGGTAGCTGAGTCACGACGTTTCGATATTAGCGGCATCGATTTTGATTTGCTCCGTCGTGAGTTCGCCAAGAGCAAAGAAAAGAATCTTGTATTGAAGGACATACAGGAACTGCTACAAGAACGTATCGCTCAGATGTTGGCTCAGAATCCCTCACGTATCAACTTCTACGAGAAATATCAAGAGATTATTCATGACTATAACCAGGAGCAGAACCGTGCTACAATAGAGAAGACATTCGAAGAACTGATGAAGCTTTCCCACGAACTGACCGAAGAAGAAAAGCGCTATATTCGTGAAGGTTTTGAGAATGACGAACAACTCTCCATGTACGATGTGCTGATGAAAGACAACCTTTCAAAAGAAGACATCAAGAAGTTAAAGGTTGTCGCCAAAGAATTACTGGAGAAGATAAAGGACCAATTGGCCACGATGGATCATCCGTTCGATAAGCAAGAAACCAGAGCTTCTATCATTATCACCATTCGTGACATTCTCTGGAAAGAACTTCCCGAGAGCTATTCCGATGAAAGCATCAACTACTACCGCGATGCTGTTTATAACTACGTCAGCCAGCATTATGGAGGTGTAGCATAA
- a CDS encoding helix-turn-helix domain-containing protein, which yields MKDKRIYGMLGPKIKTMRLEHGLKQRQLAELLETDMPMYSKMELGARRVRRDQVPKLAELYKVDVKELMRLADCSVKVRN from the coding sequence ATGAAGGATAAAAGAATTTACGGAATGTTAGGCCCGAAGATAAAGACCATGAGACTGGAGCATGGATTGAAGCAACGGCAGTTGGCAGAATTGCTGGAGACGGACATGCCTATGTACAGCAAGATGGAATTAGGAGCAAGGCGTGTAAGACGTGACCAGGTTCCCAAGTTGGCTGAGCTGTATAAGGTTGACGTAAAGGAACTGATGAGGCTGGCTGATTGTTCCGTTAAGGTCAGAAATTGA
- a CDS encoding ATP-binding protein, translating into MCQIIGRKQEIAELNRAFESGRSEFVAVYGRRRVGKTFLINEVFRDNMTFRHTGLSPYDRTRKMTLRDQLQNFHFSLIRHGMEGGEAPRSWMEAFFRLEQFLERQDNGTRQVVFIDELPWMDTPRSGFLTALEAFWNGWACSRHNICFVVCGSATSWMLDNLINNKGGLYGRLTCEVHLYPFNLRECEEFFLSRNIKMSRYNIAQAYMILGGIPYYLDFFNPSMSLAQNIDALFFTRRAKLGDEFDRLFNSVFDHADICMSIVRYLGKRHGGFTRDEIANQIGKNANGDFTKVLKALIGSGIVSTYTPFGSDQRDILRYKLSDCFCWFWIHFKELRHIDETDYWMHHLKESEITSWRGIAFEEVCLQHIEQIKQTLQIAGVSSRESSFILRGDDGQEGVQIDLIIDRADDVVNVCEMKFCKSEYIVTKAYSEKITHRIEVLEKMMPSKTFHPTLVSVAPVRRNEYSDTFLSQITIDDLFI; encoded by the coding sequence ATGTGTCAGATAATTGGTCGAAAACAAGAAATTGCTGAGTTGAATCGAGCTTTCGAAAGTGGCAGATCCGAATTTGTAGCTGTGTATGGTCGTCGTCGCGTAGGTAAAACATTTCTTATCAACGAAGTGTTTCGTGACAATATGACTTTTCGCCATACGGGACTTTCGCCCTATGACCGCACACGCAAGATGACGCTTCGTGACCAGTTACAGAACTTCCATTTCTCTCTAATCCGTCATGGTATGGAGGGAGGGGAGGCTCCGCGTTCATGGATGGAAGCCTTCTTCAGATTGGAACAATTCCTGGAACGACAAGACAATGGGACACGTCAGGTGGTATTCATTGATGAATTGCCATGGATGGACACACCTCGCTCAGGCTTCCTTACTGCTCTTGAAGCATTTTGGAATGGTTGGGCATGTAGCCGTCATAATATATGTTTTGTTGTTTGCGGATCGGCAACATCTTGGATGCTTGACAACCTCATCAATAACAAAGGTGGCTTATATGGCAGATTGACCTGCGAAGTTCATCTGTATCCTTTCAATTTGCGTGAGTGCGAAGAGTTTTTCCTCAGTCGTAACATTAAAATGTCTCGTTACAACATTGCGCAGGCTTATATGATTTTAGGAGGAATTCCTTATTATCTTGACTTCTTTAATCCGTCAATGAGCCTGGCCCAGAACATTGATGCATTGTTCTTTACTCGCAGAGCAAAACTTGGTGATGAGTTTGACCGCCTGTTCAATTCCGTTTTTGACCATGCAGACATATGTATGAGTATAGTCCGCTATTTGGGAAAACGACATGGAGGTTTTACCCGCGATGAGATTGCTAATCAAATCGGTAAGAATGCGAATGGAGATTTTACAAAAGTTCTTAAAGCTCTTATTGGTAGTGGCATTGTTTCCACCTATACGCCCTTTGGCAGCGATCAAAGAGATATTCTGCGCTATAAATTATCGGATTGCTTCTGCTGGTTCTGGATCCATTTCAAAGAACTCCGCCACATAGATGAAACAGATTACTGGATGCATCATCTTAAAGAATCAGAGATTACATCATGGCGTGGAATAGCATTTGAGGAGGTTTGTTTGCAGCATATAGAGCAAATTAAACAGACACTGCAGATAGCAGGAGTTTCATCTCGTGAATCATCCTTTATTCTTCGTGGCGATGATGGACAGGAGGGTGTGCAGATAGACTTGATTATCGATCGTGCAGATGATGTAGTAAATGTCTGTGAGATGAAATTCTGCAAATCTGAGTATATTGTTACAAAGGCGTATTCAGAGAAAATAACTCATCGCATAGAGGTATTAGAAAAGATGATGCCATCGAAGACATTCCATCCTACTCTCGTCAGTGTTGCACCAGTGCGTCGTAATGAATACTCTGACACATTCCTCTCTCAAATAACCATTGACGATCTTTTTATATAA
- a CDS encoding bifunctional riboflavin kinase/FAD synthetase, with the protein MRIVYYPDNRLEQGRYAATIGFFDGVHKGHRFVIDNLKRVADKQECKSMVITFERHPRQVVHSDWQPQLLTTLEERIHLLDQTGVDVLVVLRFDEAMAALSARDFMSKVLHDDLYVTTLLTGYDNRFGHDRSEGFEDYVAFGKQLGIEVLQGDALDVEQYRVSSSVIRRLLTDGDVAEAAHCLGRYYSLTGMVVHGEQVGRRIGFPTANVQSDCDERLVPASGVYAVLVELEATPSRWYHGMMNIGTRPTFGVHHPTLEVNILDFEGDLYGQRLRIRFIERLRSEQRFESPEALATQIEKDSRQVRAICSKINI; encoded by the coding sequence ATGAGAATAGTGTATTATCCTGACAATAGGCTCGAACAGGGCCGTTATGCTGCCACCATTGGTTTTTTTGATGGTGTGCATAAGGGACATCGCTTTGTGATAGACAACCTGAAGAGGGTTGCAGACAAGCAAGAGTGTAAGTCTATGGTCATTACCTTTGAACGGCATCCCAGACAAGTGGTACATTCTGACTGGCAGCCTCAATTGCTCACCACTTTAGAGGAAAGAATTCATCTTCTGGATCAGACGGGTGTAGATGTGCTGGTGGTATTGCGCTTTGATGAAGCAATGGCAGCCCTGTCGGCTCGTGATTTCATGAGCAAGGTACTACACGATGATCTGTATGTAACTACTCTGCTCACAGGCTATGATAATCGCTTTGGCCACGACCGATCGGAAGGTTTTGAGGATTATGTGGCTTTTGGAAAGCAGCTGGGCATTGAAGTGTTACAGGGCGATGCTTTGGATGTTGAACAGTATCGTGTCAGTTCGTCTGTGATAAGGCGCTTGCTGACGGATGGTGACGTGGCAGAGGCGGCTCATTGTTTGGGCAGATACTATTCGTTGACTGGCATGGTGGTTCATGGTGAACAGGTTGGGCGCCGTATTGGTTTTCCCACTGCTAATGTTCAGTCTGACTGTGATGAACGACTGGTTCCTGCCTCTGGCGTCTATGCCGTTCTCGTAGAACTGGAAGCCACACCGTCCCGCTGGTATCATGGGATGATGAATATCGGTACCCGCCCCACTTTTGGCGTACATCATCCTACGCTTGAAGTGAATATTCTGGATTTTGAGGGAGATTTGTATGGTCAGCGTCTTAGGATAAGATTTATAGAAAGGTTGCGTAGCGAGCAGCGTTTTGAAAGTCCTGAGGCATTGGCTACCCAGATAGAGAAGGACAGTAGGCAGGTGCGCGCTATCTGTTCTAAAATAAATATTTAA